In bacterium, a single window of DNA contains:
- the tatB gene encoding Sec-independent protein translocase protein TatB yields the protein MLGIGMQEILIILVVALIVIGPKRLPDLARTLGKGFAEFRKAADDLQETVRMDLQKEKHEVFRQRYPDMVPDEDKEEETTLQPDSNGADEAATPTEIVNTPTEPELSPQPPPEPSYVLEEIEGGDETEDDTKDG from the coding sequence ATGCTCGGTATTGGAATGCAGGAAATACTGATAATTCTGGTAGTAGCCCTCATCGTCATCGGACCCAAAAGACTGCCTGACCTCGCCCGAACTCTGGGAAAGGGGTTCGCAGAGTTCCGTAAAGCAGCGGATGATCTTCAGGAAACGGTCCGCATGGACCTTCAGAAGGAAAAGCATGAGGTGTTCCGGCAGAGATACCCAGACATGGTCCCTGACGAGGATAAAGAGGAAGAAACCACCCTTCAGCCGGATAGCAATGGGGCTGATGAGGCGGCAACTCCCACCGAAATAGTAAACACCCCCACTGAACCTGAACTCTCCCCTCAACCCCCGCCCGAACCATCCTATGTACTTGAGGAGATCGAGGGTGGGGATGAAACGGAAGACGACACCAAGGATGGCTGA
- the tatC gene encoding twin-arginine translocase subunit TatC: protein MKRKTTPRMADDRLPFTVHLEELRKRLMICCAAVGVGFLACYAFKDKIFEFIAIPLVASLPADNSWMIFTGVTEAFFTYLKVSFLAGIFLSLPVLFYQLWAFISPGLYSKERRVIFPFVIFSTLFFVTGASFGYFVVFPFGFKFLLGFATETIRPFPSLKEYLSFATKLLLAFGLVFELPLVTYFLARTGLLTYQTLTKNRRYFIVLAFVGSAMLTPPDIVTQLLMAGPLLILFEISVAVAKVFGRKPLTDESGDLKDEEEPRPTAD from the coding sequence ATGAAACGGAAGACGACACCAAGGATGGCTGACGACAGACTTCCGTTCACTGTTCACCTGGAAGAGTTGCGCAAACGGCTGATGATCTGCTGCGCCGCTGTTGGTGTCGGGTTCCTGGCCTGTTACGCTTTCAAAGACAAAATCTTCGAGTTTATTGCTATCCCCCTTGTCGCCTCCCTTCCGGCGGATAACTCCTGGATGATCTTCACGGGTGTGACGGAGGCCTTCTTCACCTACCTGAAGGTTTCTTTTCTCGCCGGTATTTTTCTATCCCTGCCAGTGCTCTTCTACCAACTCTGGGCTTTCATCTCTCCGGGGCTTTACAGCAAAGAAAGAAGAGTTATTTTCCCCTTTGTGATCTTTTCAACCCTCTTTTTCGTCACAGGGGCAAGCTTTGGCTATTTCGTCGTATTCCCCTTCGGTTTCAAGTTCCTCCTTGGTTTTGCCACCGAGACTATCCGTCCCTTTCCTTCCCTGAAGGAGTATCTTTCCTTCGCCACCAAGCTGCTACTGGCCTTCGGCCTTGTCTTTGAGCTGCCCCTGGTAACCTATTTTCTTGCCAGAACCGGCCTGCTTACTTATCAGACCCTCACGAAGAACCGCCGTTACTTCATCGTGCTCGCCTTTGTCGGATCGGCAATGCTGACGCCTCCCGATATAGTGACACAGCTTCTCATGGCCGGGCCTCTCCTGATCCTCTTCGAGATCAGCGTTGCCGTGGCAAAGGTATTCGGACGAAAACCGCTCACCGACGAATCGGGAGATTTGAAGGATGAAGAAGAACCTCGGCCAACTGCTGATTGA
- the moaA gene encoding GTP 3',8-cyclase MoaA — MEQLTDSQGRPIRYMRVSVTDRCNLRCRYCAPSDGFVSLSHDKIISYEEIVRLAGLLAPRGVSSVRITGGEPLVRKHLDRLVSSLSDIHGIDDISLTTNGMLLSELAHPLSNAGLTRVNVSLDTLNEDRFQWITSPNGNGIERGPHLVMEGLITAQIEGLSPVKINVVLMRGFNDDELEQFVALTSDRELEVRFIEFMPMSPEGFWGPEKVVTAAEAIGRLETVHGPLVPLGRGKGSGPAVRYQIPGFKGTIGFITPVSQHFCIDCNRIRITADGKIRTCLFSDNETDILEPLRSGASDDQILTVIQDALSAKPEGHGMGEGEGLRGCTRTMSHIGG, encoded by the coding sequence GTGGAGCAGTTGACTGACAGCCAGGGTAGACCCATCAGGTACATGCGTGTCTCCGTCACCGACAGGTGCAATCTGAGATGTCGTTATTGCGCGCCCTCCGACGGGTTCGTTTCCCTGTCCCACGATAAGATCATCTCCTACGAGGAGATCGTCCGGCTCGCGGGTCTCCTCGCCCCCAGAGGCGTTTCCAGTGTACGCATCACCGGTGGAGAACCGTTGGTACGCAAACATCTCGACAGGCTCGTCAGCTCCCTTTCTGATATTCACGGTATCGACGATATAAGCCTGACTACCAACGGGATGCTTCTGAGCGAACTGGCCCATCCCCTGAGTAACGCAGGCCTTACGAGGGTCAACGTCAGCCTCGACACCCTGAACGAAGACCGCTTTCAATGGATCACCTCTCCCAACGGGAACGGCATTGAGAGAGGACCTCATCTTGTCATGGAGGGCCTGATAACGGCCCAAATAGAGGGCCTTTCTCCGGTTAAGATCAACGTGGTCCTTATGAGGGGTTTTAACGATGACGAACTGGAACAGTTCGTTGCCCTGACCAGCGACCGGGAACTGGAAGTCAGGTTCATCGAGTTCATGCCCATGAGCCCCGAGGGGTTCTGGGGACCGGAGAAGGTCGTCACAGCAGCTGAAGCCATCGGACGACTCGAAACGGTGCACGGTCCCCTCGTACCGTTGGGCAGAGGCAAAGGATCCGGACCTGCTGTACGCTATCAGATACCAGGCTTTAAAGGCACGATAGGGTTCATCACACCGGTTTCCCAGCACTTTTGCATCGATTGCAACCGGATCCGGATCACCGCAGACGGTAAGATCCGGACCTGCCTTTTCTCCGATAACGAGACCGACATTCTCGAACCTCTGCGATCAGGGGCCAGCGACGACCAGATCCTGACCGTCATCCAGGATGCTCTGAGCGCCAAGCCTGAAGGACATGGGATGGGGGAGGGGGAAGGGCTGCGGGGATGCACACGCACGATGTCGCACATAGGCGGTTAA